In a genomic window of Gloeocapsopsis dulcis:
- the patD gene encoding heterocyst frequency control protein PatD, which produces MLSNFHYQSYQEFAAILGQLQTNANSPQLDVVKLREVFQQAQRLFGQQIITLDLSDLAPSAASRVRSYHTELDKQLKLLGMDITFLQAARQPATVIARKEQICTRIQTLINYCNILLEGG; this is translated from the coding sequence ATGTTGTCTAATTTTCATTATCAGAGCTATCAAGAATTTGCTGCAATTCTAGGGCAGTTACAAACAAATGCAAATAGCCCGCAGCTAGACGTTGTCAAACTACGTGAGGTTTTTCAGCAAGCACAACGGCTGTTTGGGCAGCAAATCATCACGCTAGATCTGAGCGATTTAGCACCGAGTGCCGCCTCCCGCGTACGCTCCTATCATACTGAACTTGATAAACAGCTGAAGCTACTAGGGATGGATATAACCTTTTTGCAAGCAGCACGGCAACCTGCGACAGTTATCGCTAGAAAAGAGCAAATTTGTACCCGAATTCAAACTTTAATCAATTACTGCAATATTTTGTTAGAGGGGGGGTGA